A single region of the Streptomyces sp. AM 4-1-1 genome encodes:
- a CDS encoding HNH endonuclease family protein has protein sequence MSGLISASRVYARRITVTLASTALAVTAGLLTAPSAQAAMPTPVDAATARTYLGELTVQAEGSSSGYSRAKFPHWITQSGACNTREVVLKRDGTNVQQNASCAAVSGSWYSEYDGATWTAASDLDIDHMVPLAEAWRSGASGWTNTQRQSYANDLTRPQLIAVTDNVNQAKSDKDPAEWLPPRAAYRCTYVRAWVHVKHYYELTVDSAEKSALQTALKDC, from the coding sequence ATGTCGGGCCTGATCAGCGCCTCACGTGTCTACGCGCGTCGAATCACCGTCACCCTCGCCTCGACCGCCCTCGCCGTCACCGCCGGGCTGCTCACCGCCCCCTCGGCCCAGGCGGCCATGCCCACCCCGGTCGACGCGGCCACCGCGCGCACCTATCTGGGTGAGCTCACCGTCCAGGCGGAGGGTTCCTCCAGCGGTTACAGCCGGGCGAAGTTCCCGCACTGGATCACCCAGTCGGGCGCCTGCAACACCCGCGAGGTGGTTCTGAAGCGGGACGGCACGAACGTCCAGCAGAACGCCAGTTGCGCGGCGGTCAGCGGGAGTTGGTACTCGGAGTACGACGGTGCGACCTGGACCGCCGCCTCCGACCTGGACATCGATCACATGGTGCCGCTCGCCGAGGCATGGCGGTCCGGCGCGAGCGGCTGGACCAACACCCAACGCCAGTCGTACGCCAACGACCTGACGCGTCCTCAGCTGATCGCCGTCACGGACAACGTCAATCAGGCGAAGAGCGACAAGGACCCGGCCGAGTGGCTGCCGCCGCGCGCCGCGTACCGCTGCACCTACGTACGCGCCTGGGTGCACGTCAAGCACTACTACGAGCTGACGGTGGACTCCGCCGAGAAGAGCGCGCTCCAGACCGCCCTCAAGGACTGCTGA
- a CDS encoding HAD-IA family hydrolase, translating into MPATVLTTRAVLLDMDGTLVNSDAVVERCWRRWALTEGLDPEETLKVVHGRQGYATMALLLPDRPMELNHADNRRMLAEETADLDGVVPVGGAAAFMTSIAGLPHALVTSADKALAHARMTAAGLPMPDVRITAECVGASKPDPEGFLKGAAELGFDPADCVVFEDSGAGIAAGRAAGMRVIGVGPRAGAHSPDAHIEDLNRLRVEAVADGSLRLHISAA; encoded by the coding sequence ATGCCGGCCACCGTCCTCACTACGCGTGCCGTCCTTCTCGACATGGACGGCACCCTGGTCAACTCCGACGCGGTCGTGGAGCGCTGCTGGCGCCGCTGGGCACTCACCGAAGGGCTGGACCCGGAGGAGACCCTGAAGGTCGTCCACGGACGGCAGGGTTACGCGACCATGGCACTGCTCCTCCCGGACCGCCCGATGGAGCTCAACCACGCGGACAACCGGCGCATGCTCGCCGAGGAGACCGCCGACCTCGACGGAGTGGTGCCGGTCGGTGGCGCTGCCGCGTTCATGACCTCGATCGCCGGACTTCCGCACGCCCTGGTGACCTCGGCGGACAAGGCTCTGGCGCACGCCAGGATGACCGCCGCCGGGCTGCCGATGCCGGACGTCCGCATCACCGCCGAGTGCGTCGGGGCCAGCAAGCCGGACCCGGAGGGCTTCCTCAAGGGAGCCGCCGAGCTGGGCTTCGACCCGGCGGACTGCGTCGTCTTCGAGGACTCCGGCGCGGGCATCGCGGCGGGCCGCGCGGCCGGCATGCGCGTCATCGGCGTGGGCCCGCGCGCGGGCGCGCACTCCCCCGACGCCCACATCGAGGACCTGAACCGGCTCCGCGTCGAAGCGGTGGCCGACGGCTCGCTGCGACTGCACATCAGCGCCGCCTGA
- a CDS encoding peptidoglycan-binding domain-containing protein, producing MTGHFCPECGMGRRVDGRPGCGCAGRAARYADDQRHAEDQRRADRTAREIAAAEDFDPLRIRPYVTLGDDAPEPSGRHTPGTMGAAGSAAAGATGPAAGDGYGGRGGVDDGAGGGTDGGGTAPGGTHGADGVHRAHGVHGADGVHGVGGTGPGSAGDAAATMPLFLGAAGPAGAPGPGGAGAPGQSGGPSGLTPAGPLPPAVEPGGPGPVGHQQHGGAPGHLVDPVQPRRGRPFTALAVGVAVAVVVGTAAFTGGLFSGDGDDSEDRALPLPTASAAETASSPEPSESATASPSPSHSFSASPSPSRSASHSASPSTGPSSSAPSSPDPSRPAHPSSPAASASDDDTAPPPPALAGGTLRSGDRGPAVADLQRRLQEVWLYAGSADANFDAGVEGALRVYQSYKAIQGDPPGVYGPNTRRALEAETTGKGH from the coding sequence ATGACCGGACATTTCTGCCCGGAGTGCGGTATGGGACGCCGCGTGGACGGCAGACCCGGATGCGGCTGCGCCGGTCGCGCGGCCCGGTACGCCGATGATCAGCGGCACGCCGAGGATCAGCGGCGGGCGGACCGTACGGCGCGGGAGATCGCGGCGGCGGAGGACTTCGACCCACTGCGCATCAGGCCGTACGTGACGCTGGGCGACGACGCCCCGGAGCCCTCCGGCAGACACACACCGGGGACGATGGGGGCGGCCGGATCAGCCGCAGCGGGGGCGACGGGTCCGGCGGCGGGCGACGGGTACGGGGGCCGCGGCGGTGTGGACGACGGCGCGGGCGGCGGCACGGATGGCGGCGGCACCGCACCCGGCGGCACGCACGGGGCCGACGGTGTTCACCGGGCCCATGGCGTGCACGGGGCCGACGGTGTCCACGGCGTCGGTGGTACGGGGCCGGGGTCCGCCGGGGACGCGGCTGCCACGATGCCGTTGTTCCTCGGGGCGGCGGGTCCGGCCGGTGCGCCGGGCCCCGGCGGCGCCGGGGCCCCCGGGCAGTCCGGCGGCCCGTCCGGTCTCACCCCGGCCGGTCCGCTGCCCCCCGCCGTGGAGCCGGGCGGACCGGGTCCCGTCGGCCACCAGCAGCACGGCGGCGCCCCGGGCCACCTCGTGGACCCCGTACAACCGCGCCGCGGCCGGCCCTTCACGGCGCTCGCCGTGGGGGTGGCGGTGGCGGTGGTGGTCGGTACGGCGGCGTTCACCGGCGGATTGTTCTCCGGCGACGGCGACGACAGCGAGGACCGGGCGCTGCCGCTTCCGACGGCGAGCGCCGCCGAGACCGCGAGCAGCCCAGAGCCTTCGGAGTCGGCGACCGCCTCCCCCTCTCCCTCCCATTCGTTCTCCGCCTCCCCGTCCCCCTCGCGCTCCGCGTCGCACTCGGCCTCCCCCTCGACCGGCCCGTCATCCTCCGCGCCGTCGTCCCCCGATCCGTCCCGTCCCGCTCATCCGTCGTCCCCGGCCGCCTCTGCCTCCGACGACGACACGGCGCCGCCCCCGCCGGCCCTGGCCGGCGGAACACTGCGGTCGGGCGACCGGGGTCCCGCGGTGGCCGACCTCCAGCGCAGATTGCAGGAGGTGTGGCTGTACGCGGGGTCGGCCGACGCCAACTTCGACGCCGGGGTGGAGGGCGCCCTGCGCGTCTACCAGTCGTACAAGGCCATCCAGGGTGACCCGCCCGGCGTCTACGGGCCGAACACCCGCCGCGCCCTGGAGGCGGAGACCACGGGCAAGGGCCACTGA
- a CDS encoding DoxX family protein: protein MYTRLNRAQPYAISLFRVVIGLFFTCHGIASLFGVLGGAMGGGSIPVGTWPGWYAAVIQLVGGALVTLGLGTRVAAFISSGSMAYAYFNVHQSHALLPIQNGGEASATFCWAFLLLVFTGPGAFALDRLFTPRGAERSEEEQPERITAVTV, encoded by the coding sequence ATGTACACACGTCTGAACCGTGCGCAGCCCTATGCGATCTCCCTGTTCCGCGTCGTGATCGGTCTCTTCTTCACCTGCCATGGCATCGCCTCGCTCTTCGGGGTTCTCGGCGGAGCGATGGGAGGCGGCTCCATCCCCGTCGGCACCTGGCCCGGCTGGTACGCGGCGGTGATCCAACTCGTCGGCGGCGCCCTGGTCACACTCGGACTGGGCACCCGCGTCGCCGCCTTCATATCGTCCGGCTCCATGGCCTACGCCTACTTCAACGTCCACCAGTCGCACGCCCTGCTCCCGATCCAGAACGGCGGCGAGGCGTCGGCGACCTTCTGCTGGGCCTTCCTGCTCCTGGTCTTCACCGGCCCCGGGGCGTTCGCCCTGGACCGGCTGTTCACGCCGCGCGGCGCGGAACGGAGCGAGGAGGAGCAGCCCGAGCGGATCACGGCCGTCACGGTCTGA